The following coding sequences are from one Lathamus discolor isolate bLatDis1 chromosome 10, bLatDis1.hap1, whole genome shotgun sequence window:
- the HAND1 gene encoding heart- and neural crest derivatives-expressed protein 1 isoform X1, which produces MNLVGGYQHHHHHHHHHPMLHDPFLLGPTARCHQERAYFPGWVLSPAEVTPELPGQSPSYGAAEYGPAGPGRLEALSGRLGRRKGVGGPKKERRRTESINSAFAELRECIPNVPADTKLSKIKTLRLATSYIAYLMEVLAKDSQPGDTEGFKAELKKADGRENKRKRETQPEVYSQPLGHGEKKLKGRTGWPQQVWALELNP; this is translated from the exons ATGAACCTCGTAGGGGGCtaccagcaccaccaccaccaccaccaccaccaccccatgCTGCACGACCCCTTCCTCCTCGGGCCGACGGCGCGGTGCCACCAGGAGCGAGCCTATTTCCCCGGCTGGGTGCTCAGCCCGGCAGAGGTGACCCCCGAGCTCCCCGGCCAGAGCCCGAGTTACGGCGCCGCCGAGTACGGCCCGGCCGGCCCGGGGCGGCTGGAAGCCCTCAGCGGTCGCCTGGGCCGGAGGAAAGGGGTCGGGGGACCCAAGAAAGAGCGGCGCAGGACGGAGAGCATCAACAGCGCCTTCGCCGAGCTCCGAGAGTGCATCCCCAACGTGCCCGCCGACACCAAACTATCCAAGATCAAGACCTTGCGGCTGGCCACCAGCTACATCGCCTACCTGATGGAGGTGCTGGCTAAGGACAGCCAGCCCGGGGACACCGAGGGCTTCAAAGCCGAGCTCAAGAAGGCCGACGGCAGGgagaacaagaggaaaagggagaCG CAGCCCGAGGTCTACTCGCAGCCTTTGGGCCACGGCGAGAAGAAGCTGAAGGGCCGGACGGGCTGGCCCCAGCAGGTCTGGGCCCTGGAACTGAACCCCTGA
- the HAND1 gene encoding heart- and neural crest derivatives-expressed protein 1 isoform X2, with the protein MNLVGGYQHHHHHHHHHPMLHDPFLLGPTARCHQERAYFPGWVLSPAEVTPELPGQSPSYGAAEYGPAGPGRLEALSGRLGRRKGVGGPKKERRRTESINSAFAELRECIPNVPADTKLSKIKTLRLATSYIAYLMEVLAKDSQPGDTEGFKAELKKADGRENKRKRETPEVYSQPLGHGEKKLKGRTGWPQQVWALELNP; encoded by the exons ATGAACCTCGTAGGGGGCtaccagcaccaccaccaccaccaccaccaccaccccatgCTGCACGACCCCTTCCTCCTCGGGCCGACGGCGCGGTGCCACCAGGAGCGAGCCTATTTCCCCGGCTGGGTGCTCAGCCCGGCAGAGGTGACCCCCGAGCTCCCCGGCCAGAGCCCGAGTTACGGCGCCGCCGAGTACGGCCCGGCCGGCCCGGGGCGGCTGGAAGCCCTCAGCGGTCGCCTGGGCCGGAGGAAAGGGGTCGGGGGACCCAAGAAAGAGCGGCGCAGGACGGAGAGCATCAACAGCGCCTTCGCCGAGCTCCGAGAGTGCATCCCCAACGTGCCCGCCGACACCAAACTATCCAAGATCAAGACCTTGCGGCTGGCCACCAGCTACATCGCCTACCTGATGGAGGTGCTGGCTAAGGACAGCCAGCCCGGGGACACCGAGGGCTTCAAAGCCGAGCTCAAGAAGGCCGACGGCAGGgagaacaagaggaaaagggagaCG CCCGAGGTCTACTCGCAGCCTTTGGGCCACGGCGAGAAGAAGCTGAAGGGCCGGACGGGCTGGCCCCAGCAGGTCTGGGCCCTGGAACTGAACCCCTGA